A single genomic interval of Streptosporangiales bacterium harbors:
- the mscL gene encoding large conductance mechanosensitive channel protein MscL: MKGFRDFIMRGNVVDMAVGIVIGAAFGAVVTALVDGFIDPLIKVFTGGGEAGGRFMVNGVPFNYGAFISAIVYFLLVAAVVYFLIVLPVNKLRERVQRGESPAEPAEDVQLLMEIRDELKHQREQSAP; the protein is encoded by the coding sequence ATGAAGGGTTTCCGCGACTTCATCATGCGCGGCAACGTCGTCGACATGGCCGTAGGCATCGTGATCGGTGCGGCGTTCGGCGCGGTCGTGACAGCACTCGTGGACGGGTTCATCGACCCATTGATCAAGGTCTTCACCGGCGGTGGTGAGGCCGGTGGCCGGTTCATGGTGAACGGCGTGCCGTTCAACTACGGCGCGTTCATCTCCGCGATCGTCTACTTCTTGCTGGTCGCGGCGGTGGTCTACTTCCTCATCGTGCTGCCCGTCAACAAGCTGCGCGAGCGCGTTCAGCGGGGCGAGTCGCCCGCCGAACCGGCCGAGGACGTCCAGCTCCTCATGGAGATCCGCGACGAGCTCAAGCACCAGCGCGAGC
- the cpaB gene encoding Flp pilus assembly protein CpaB translates to MAKRATARQWRRAVSRHRRLLAAVLAAAAMTAALTALRPAADPTVDVPVAAKDLAAGARLHAADLDVRALPAAAVPAAARTDTAQLVGQVLAGPIRKGESFTDVRLVGASSVAGYGKGTVGTPVRIADPGVAALLHPGSVIDVLAVPTAGGLEATGPAKVVASKVRVLAVPETSNTDSGNGTLIVVAATQTQAKQLTRNAADTRLSITLHGR, encoded by the coding sequence ATGGCGAAGCGTGCCACCGCGCGCCAGTGGCGCCGGGCGGTGAGCAGACACCGGCGGCTGCTGGCCGCCGTGCTGGCTGCGGCCGCGATGACGGCGGCGCTCACCGCACTGCGCCCGGCCGCGGACCCCACCGTCGACGTACCCGTCGCCGCGAAAGACCTGGCCGCCGGGGCGCGGTTGCACGCCGCCGACCTGGACGTACGGGCCCTGCCGGCCGCCGCCGTGCCCGCCGCCGCCCGGACCGACACCGCGCAGCTCGTCGGGCAGGTGCTCGCCGGCCCGATCCGCAAGGGCGAGTCGTTCACCGACGTCCGGCTGGTCGGCGCGTCGTCCGTCGCCGGTTACGGCAAGGGCACCGTGGGCACGCCGGTACGCATCGCGGACCCCGGCGTCGCGGCCCTGCTGCACCCAGGCTCGGTCATCGACGTCCTCGCCGTCCCGACCGCCGGCGGGCTGGAGGCGACCGGCCCGGCGAAGGTGGTGGCCAGCAAGGTGCGCGTGCTCGCGGTGCCGGAGACCAGCAACACCGACAGCGGCAACGGCACCCTCATCGTCGTAGCCGCCACCCAAACCCAGGCGAAGCAGCTAACCCGCAACGCCGCCGACACCCGACTCTCGATCACCCTCCACGGCCGCTGA
- a CDS encoding S-methyl-5'-thioadenosine phosphorylase, translating to MTTANTPVADVGVIGGTGFYTLLEDATETTVDTPFGAPSDPITVGTVGGRRVAFVPRHGRDHRFPPHKIPARANLWALRSLGVRQVLAPAAVGSLRPELGPGTLVVPDQLVDRTSGRESTFYGEGGAVHVSFADPYCPAGRAAALGAARGVAWEPVDGGALVIIEGPRFSSRAESQWHAAQGWSIVGMTSLPEAALARELALCYTGLALVTDLDAGVETGTGVTQAEVFRAFEKNVGRLRELVLGVVTALPAERDCPCADALAGIQLPFELP from the coding sequence ATGACGACAGCGAACACTCCCGTGGCCGACGTCGGTGTCATCGGCGGCACCGGCTTCTACACCCTGCTCGAGGACGCCACCGAGACGACCGTCGACACCCCGTTCGGCGCGCCGAGTGACCCGATCACCGTAGGCACGGTCGGCGGCCGGCGGGTCGCGTTCGTCCCCAGGCACGGCCGTGACCACCGGTTCCCGCCGCACAAGATCCCCGCACGCGCGAACCTGTGGGCACTGCGGTCGCTTGGCGTACGCCAGGTGCTGGCGCCAGCGGCGGTCGGCTCGCTGCGGCCGGAGCTCGGCCCCGGCACCCTGGTGGTTCCCGACCAGCTCGTCGACCGTACGTCCGGCCGGGAGTCCACCTTCTACGGCGAGGGCGGCGCCGTGCACGTGTCGTTCGCCGACCCGTACTGCCCTGCCGGTCGGGCGGCCGCGCTCGGCGCGGCGCGCGGGGTGGCCTGGGAACCCGTCGACGGCGGTGCACTCGTCATCATCGAAGGGCCGCGGTTCTCCAGCCGGGCCGAGTCGCAGTGGCACGCGGCGCAGGGCTGGTCCATCGTCGGCATGACGTCGCTGCCCGAGGCGGCGCTCGCCCGCGAGCTCGCGCTCTGCTACACCGGCCTCGCCCTGGTCACTGACCTGGATGCCGGCGTGGAAACCGGCACCGGCGTCACCCAGGCGGAGGTCTTCCGCGCGTTCGAGAAGAACGTGGGCCGGCTGCGGGAGCTGGTACTCGGCGTCGTCACCGCATTGCCGGCCGAGCGCGACTGCCCGTGCGCCGACGCACTCGCCGGCATCCAGCTGCCGTTCGAGCTGCCGTAG
- a CDS encoding FmdB family transcriptional regulator, translating into MPTYAYACADCTEQLEVVQRITDDALTQCPTCGGGLRKVFQPVGVVFKGSGFYRNDSRSTTKTNGSSKNSGDKDSGKTSSNESSSSSGSNESSGSSSSSSSSSDSSSSSTSSTTSTSKAAAS; encoded by the coding sequence GTGCCGACTTACGCCTACGCGTGTGCCGACTGCACCGAGCAGCTCGAGGTCGTCCAGCGGATCACGGACGACGCACTGACCCAGTGCCCCACGTGTGGCGGTGGTCTCCGCAAGGTGTTCCAGCCGGTCGGCGTCGTGTTCAAGGGGTCGGGCTTCTACCGCAACGACAGCCGGTCCACGACCAAGACCAACGGTTCCTCGAAGAACAGCGGCGACAAGGACTCGGGCAAGACGTCGAGCAACGAGTCGAGCAGCTCGTCCGGTTCGAATGAGAGCTCCGGCTCGTCAAGCTCGTCCAGCAGCAGCTCGGACAGCTCGAGCTCGTCCACCAGCAGCACGACGAGCACCAGCAAGGCCGCTGCCAGCTAG